A single region of the Sorghum bicolor cultivar BTx623 chromosome 7, Sorghum_bicolor_NCBIv3, whole genome shotgun sequence genome encodes:
- the LOC8081339 gene encoding methyl-CpG-binding domain-containing protein 2 isoform X2, which yields MESKAENSMISPIENSVSPPSVKRQKTLSDKDSDQCDDASQQVVIYKNDKSDRGRDEQSGSHLPIVPAKPSKKQKRALGKQIGAFAAQCAKCQKWRLISTKEKYEEIREQALEDPFVCEKACEWKPDVTCDDPSDVSQDNGMLWAIDKPNIPRTPQEWERLVKIRGEGSTKFADVYYWSPTGTQLRSSKEVEKYLEEHPECAAQGVKLSHFSFQSPAPLQKDYVRKRSQTSQSVVTPTRSTMLLPPEEVQPISWEPPPVDGNLENNMLLVLYSGDRTQVAQSSSEPPEPKSPPPAPAA from the exons ATGGAGTCCAAAGCAGAAAATTCTATGATCAGCCCCATTGAGAACTCTGTATCTCCACCATCTGTGAAGAGACAGAAAACATTATCTGATAAAGATAGTGACCAATGTGATGATGCATCTCAGCAAGTAGTCATCTATAAGAATGACAAAAGTGATAGGGGAAGAGATGAACAGAGTGGAAGCCATCTCCCAATTGTACCAGCAAAACCGTCAAAGAAGCAAAAGCGTGCATTGGGAAAGCAAATTGGAGCCTTTGCTGCTCAATGTGCTAAATGTCAGAAATGGAGACTTATTTCAACAAAAGAGAAGTACGAAGAAATTCGAGAGCAAGctctagaggatccttttgTCTGTGAGAAAGCCTGTGAGTGGAAGCCTGATGTGACATGCGATGACCCATCAGATGTATCTCAGGACAACGGTATGCTTTGGGCAATTGATAAACCTAACATTCCACGGACCCCTCAAGAATGGGAAAGATTGGTTAAGATAAGAGGTGAAGGAAGCACCAAATTTGCTGATGT GTACTATTGGTCCCCTACAGGAACACAACTGAGATCAAGCAAGGAAGTGGAGAA GTACCTTGAAGAGCATCCAGAATGTGCTGCGCAAGGTGTAAAGTTATCTCATTTTTCATTCCAGTCACCTGCACCACTACAAAAGGACTATGTTAGGAAGCGTTCCCAGACAAGCCAAAGTGTTGTTACACCAACAAGGTCAACTATGCTTCTCCCACCGGAAGAAG TGCAACCCATCTCCTGGGAACCTCCACCGGTGGATGGCAACCTGGAGAACAACATGCTGCTGGTCCTCTACAGTGGAGATCGCACTCAAGTGGCGCAGTCGTCGTCTGAACCGCCAGAGCCTAAGAGCCCACCGCCTGCACCAGCAGCTTAG
- the LOC8064001 gene encoding benzyl alcohol O-benzoyltransferase translates to MATFLTTSTAGLKFTVRRQPAVLVAPAAPTPRELKRLSDIDDQEGLRFRVPVVQVYRRSASCAGGGLLDPAAVIRDAVARALVHYYPLAGRLRELEGRKLAVDCTAEGVPFAEADADDVRLDDFGDSVHPPLPCLEELLLFDDVVPATATTSSSIANSAVVHIQVTRLACGGFVLAVQMSHTVADALGMLQFLEAVAELARGAAAPTVRPVWARDLLMARNPPRPSFPHREYDDEVPLDDPIALPADQLVQGFVFFTPRDVAAIKARLAPGLRERSTTFDVLTAFLWKCRTTALQLQDADEEVRIGLTVSACHGKRGRLRLPRGYYGNTVVLAVAVSTAGELRANPVSYAVELVSKAKAEVNAEYIQSVADLMVLRGRPRFGLYLVSDQTKIGFAGVDYGWGQPVHGGMAAMALSPLPGMFSFLIPCKNADGEDGIVIPIWLPGHAMDRFTEEVGNLMRPPHKMSSI, encoded by the coding sequence GCCTGCGGTTCCGCGTGCCCGTCGTCCAGGTGTACCGGCGGAGCGCCTCCTGTGCCGGCGGCGGCCTGCTGGACCCGGCGGCAGTCATCCGGGACGCCGTCGCCAGGGCGCTCGTGCACTACTACCCATTGGCCGGCCGGCTAAGGGAGCTCGAGGGCCGCAAGCTCGCCGTCGACTGCACCGCGGAGGGCGTGCCGTTCGCCGAGGCTGACGCCGACGACGTCCGCCTTGACGACTTCGGCGACTCCGTGCACCCGCCATTGCCGTGCCTTGAGGAGCTCCTCCTCTTTGACGACGTCGTCCCTGCCACCGCCACCACGTCCTCCTCCATAGCCAACTCCGCTGTCGTCCACATCCAGGTGACGCGGCTGGCATGCGGTGGTTTCGTCCTGGCGGTGCAGATGTCCCACACGGTGGCGGACGCTCTAGGCATGCTGCAGTTCCTGGAAGCGGTAGCAGAGCTGGCGCGGGGCGCGGCGGCGCCgacggtgcgtccggtgtgggcaCGCGACCTGTTGATGGCGCGCAACCCGCCGCGGCCGAGCTTCCCGCACCGCGAGTACGACGACGAGGTGCCGCTGGACGACCCCATCGCGCTGCCGGCCGACCAACTGGTGCAGGGCTTCGTCTTCTTCACGCCCCGGGACGTCGCCGCAATCAAGGCCAGGCTCGCACCGGGCCTCAGGGAGAGGTCGACGACGTTCGACGTCCTCACGGCGTTCCTGTGGAAGTGCCGTACCACGGCGCTGCAGCTCCAGGACGCCGACGAGGAGGTGCGGATCGGGTTAACCGTCAGCGCGTGCCACGGCAAGAGAGGCCGGCTCCGCCTGCCCAGGGGCTACTACGGCAACACGGTGGTTTTGGCAGTCGCCGTCTCCACGGCCGGCGAGCTGCGCGCGAACCCGGTGAGCTACGCCGTGGAGCTGGTGAGCAAGGCCAAAGCGGAGGTGAACGCGGAGTACATCCAGTCGGTGGCTGACCTGATGGTGCTTCGCGGGCGGCCGCGGTTTGGCTTGTACCTGGTGTCCGACCAGACCAAGATAGGGTTTGCCGGCGTCGACTATGGTTGGGGCCAGCCGGTGCATGGAGGGATGGCCGCCATGGCTCTCTCCCCTCTCCCTGGGATGTTCAGCTTCCTCATACCATGCAAGAACGCCGACGGCGAGGACGGTATCGTCATCCCGATATGGTTACCTGGCCACGCCATGGATAGGTTCACGGAGGAGGTGGGCAACCTGATGCGCCCTCCACACAAAATGTCATCGATCTAA
- the LOC8081339 gene encoding methyl-CpG-binding domain-containing protein 2 isoform X1 produces MESKAENSMISPIENSVSPPSVKRQKTLSDKDSDQCDDASQQVVIYKNDKSDRGRDEQSGSHLPIVPAKPSKKQKRALGKQIGAFAAQCAKCQKWRLISTKEKYEEIREQALEDPFVCEKACEWKPDVTCDDPSDVSQDNGMLWAIDKPNIPRTPQEWERLVKIRGEGSTKFADVYYWSPTGTQLRSSKEVEKYLEEHPECAAQGVKLSHFSFQSPAPLQKDYVRKRSQTSQSVVTPTRSTMLLPPEEVVPGRLMSSLQPYRHFCPHPKHMASNMVQPISWEPPPVDGNLENNMLLVLYSGDRTQVAQSSSEPPEPKSPPPAPAA; encoded by the exons ATGGAGTCCAAAGCAGAAAATTCTATGATCAGCCCCATTGAGAACTCTGTATCTCCACCATCTGTGAAGAGACAGAAAACATTATCTGATAAAGATAGTGACCAATGTGATGATGCATCTCAGCAAGTAGTCATCTATAAGAATGACAAAAGTGATAGGGGAAGAGATGAACAGAGTGGAAGCCATCTCCCAATTGTACCAGCAAAACCGTCAAAGAAGCAAAAGCGTGCATTGGGAAAGCAAATTGGAGCCTTTGCTGCTCAATGTGCTAAATGTCAGAAATGGAGACTTATTTCAACAAAAGAGAAGTACGAAGAAATTCGAGAGCAAGctctagaggatccttttgTCTGTGAGAAAGCCTGTGAGTGGAAGCCTGATGTGACATGCGATGACCCATCAGATGTATCTCAGGACAACGGTATGCTTTGGGCAATTGATAAACCTAACATTCCACGGACCCCTCAAGAATGGGAAAGATTGGTTAAGATAAGAGGTGAAGGAAGCACCAAATTTGCTGATGT GTACTATTGGTCCCCTACAGGAACACAACTGAGATCAAGCAAGGAAGTGGAGAA GTACCTTGAAGAGCATCCAGAATGTGCTGCGCAAGGTGTAAAGTTATCTCATTTTTCATTCCAGTCACCTGCACCACTACAAAAGGACTATGTTAGGAAGCGTTCCCAGACAAGCCAAAGTGTTGTTACACCAACAAGGTCAACTATGCTTCTCCCACCGGAAGAAG TTGTGCCTGGGAGACTTATGTCCTCGCTCCAACCATATAGACATTTTTGTCCTCACCCCAAACATATGGCTTCTAACATGG TGCAACCCATCTCCTGGGAACCTCCACCGGTGGATGGCAACCTGGAGAACAACATGCTGCTGGTCCTCTACAGTGGAGATCGCACTCAAGTGGCGCAGTCGTCGTCTGAACCGCCAGAGCCTAAGAGCCCACCGCCTGCACCAGCAGCTTAG
- the LOC8064002 gene encoding SNF1-related protein kinase regulatory subunit beta-3 yields the protein MDQQGMDDHEGVHVVGFEVPPSPDSSYNNPIPGNEDEGREPPLVPPHLQHTLLSFPPSQDESSPLPQPQTVVLNHLYIEKENTRSVVALGITHRFKAKFVTVVLYKPVLRR from the exons ATGGACCAACAAGGCATGGATGACCAT GAAGGGGTCCACGTTGTTGGATTTGAAGTCCCACCTTCACCTGATTCTAGCTACAACAACCCTATTCCTGGAAATGAAGATGAAGGCCGGGAGCCCCCACTGGTGCCACCTCATCTTCAGCATACGCTGCTGAGCTTCCCACCAAGCCAAGACGAATCGAGCCCGCTGCCTCAACCTCAGACCGTGGTTCTGAACCACCTTTACATCGAGAAAGAGAACACAAGATCCGTGGTTGCTCTGGGGATCACGCACCGGTTCAAGGCCAAGTTTGTGACAGTCGTGCTTTACAAGCCAGTGCTGAGGCGGTAG